Proteins from one Shewanella pealeana ATCC 700345 genomic window:
- a CDS encoding glutathione S-transferase family protein: MTSVKNSWNSSIKNGEYQRKESQFRNWITPDGSAGISGREGFKAEADRYHLYVSLACPWAHRTLVFRQLKGLENLITVSVVHPDMHDKGWSFKHDEASAQLYGTTGDDLYGDNFIGEKYLAQDPDYSGVNSVPILWDKKNNVIVNNESSEIIRMFNSAFNDISGNTLDFYPEHLRGKIDIENELVYHKINNGVYKTGFATTQEAYDKNVTALFAALEQLDQKLSTQRYLTGNELTEADWRLWVTLVRFDSVYHTHFKCNLKLIEQYNNIYHFMLELYQMPNIAKTVNQAHIKRHYYASHLAINPYGIVPISHKQDWTVAHTRDEQFS; the protein is encoded by the coding sequence ATGACATCTGTAAAAAATAGTTGGAACAGCAGTATCAAAAATGGCGAGTATCAGCGTAAAGAGTCACAATTTAGAAATTGGATAACCCCCGATGGCAGTGCAGGTATTAGCGGGCGAGAAGGGTTTAAAGCGGAAGCTGACCGTTATCATTTATACGTATCGCTAGCTTGCCCATGGGCGCATCGCACCTTAGTTTTCCGTCAGCTAAAAGGTTTAGAGAATTTAATTACCGTGAGTGTTGTACACCCTGATATGCATGATAAAGGTTGGAGCTTTAAGCATGATGAAGCATCAGCACAGCTTTATGGCACAACGGGTGATGATTTATACGGGGATAACTTTATTGGTGAAAAGTACCTGGCTCAAGATCCTGATTACAGCGGCGTGAACAGCGTACCTATTTTATGGGACAAGAAAAATAACGTCATAGTTAACAATGAATCATCTGAAATTATTCGTATGTTCAATAGTGCTTTTAATGACATTAGCGGCAATACACTCGATTTTTACCCAGAGCATTTACGGGGAAAAATTGATATCGAGAATGAGCTGGTTTACCACAAGATTAATAATGGCGTGTACAAAACAGGCTTTGCGACGACCCAAGAAGCATACGATAAGAATGTCACTGCGTTATTTGCAGCACTCGAACAGCTTGACCAGAAGCTTTCGACACAACGTTATTTAACCGGAAATGAACTGACCGAAGCGGACTGGCGCTTGTGGGTTACCTTGGTGCGTTTCGATTCTGTTTACCATACGCACTTTAAATGTAACCTAAAACTAATTGAGCAATACAACAATATTTATCACTTTATGTTAGAGCTGTACCAAATGCCTAATATTGCTAAAACAGTTAATCAAGCACATATAAAACGCCATTACTATGCAAGCCATCTAGCAATCAACCCCTACGGTATTGTGCCAATATCCCACAAACAGGATTGGACGGTTGCTCACACTAGAGACGAGCAATTTAGCTAA
- a CDS encoding response regulator: MQSFQSLKVLVVDDAPTFLFTIKSMLVKLGFLENSVQTCKSAKIALELVSNKPFDVIICDYNFGTGMNGKQLFEEFKHLNLLSDEAVFILVTGDNSAATVRPIIELKPDEYLLKPFNAVSLKERISVAIRRRQKLSGLYAAERTLDAQKGLQLCDDLAPFHPEYYFVVKRFRASFLTMLQRHEQAKQVYESTLAKKELDWAKVGLANSLANLGQTDEAEKIINQLLMSSPNDTRIRTEAAYLKLKSHDTPAAISHLEIASQLVPGNSERELIIVNLCLSVEDYQQALNRYRLYLEINKDTYRNNEFAKLTLIRVLLYACQTSPNKANLIEEAKHHFRLLMESKDASIQDEIELIKAHISLELGFFRSAINILKNLHSKECFSHFYAAYHYAWLLNAMSVENEFNQAIQWCSQTLGYEQSQIVFSSKVTMLDGLKNSNESKKSWLKEKYLTIKKDQIDNSTLLETYLAIHEKAPLLKMVCLNIIKSLSYVWPQGAGVVQVKLIISRCDNVVRQLYAEQELVNINYQDYYLAAIDKCKGRVK, translated from the coding sequence ATGCAATCTTTTCAATCATTAAAAGTGCTAGTCGTAGATGACGCACCGACCTTCCTCTTTACCATAAAGAGTATGCTGGTGAAGCTAGGCTTTTTAGAAAACAGCGTGCAGACCTGCAAGTCGGCCAAGATAGCCCTCGAACTTGTATCCAATAAGCCGTTCGACGTAATTATCTGCGACTATAACTTTGGTACAGGTATGAATGGCAAGCAGTTGTTTGAAGAGTTTAAGCATCTGAATCTATTGTCTGACGAAGCCGTTTTTATCCTCGTTACTGGAGATAATTCAGCGGCAACGGTTAGACCTATCATAGAGCTCAAGCCCGATGAGTACTTATTAAAACCTTTCAATGCTGTTTCTCTAAAAGAGCGGATCTCGGTAGCCATTAGGCGCAGACAAAAATTGTCAGGCCTCTACGCAGCAGAGCGCACCTTAGATGCTCAGAAAGGTTTGCAGCTATGTGATGATCTCGCCCCGTTTCATCCTGAGTATTACTTCGTGGTTAAAAGGTTTCGCGCCTCTTTTCTCACCATGTTACAGCGCCATGAACAGGCTAAACAGGTTTACGAATCGACACTTGCAAAGAAAGAGCTCGACTGGGCTAAGGTCGGCTTAGCAAATTCCTTAGCCAATCTAGGTCAAACCGATGAAGCGGAAAAGATCATCAACCAGCTACTCATGTCATCGCCTAACGATACACGAATTAGAACCGAGGCCGCCTATCTAAAACTGAAAAGCCACGATACGCCTGCCGCTATTTCGCATCTAGAAATAGCTAGCCAACTGGTGCCCGGCAACTCAGAGCGAGAGCTCATCATAGTCAACTTGTGTCTATCGGTTGAGGACTACCAACAGGCGCTAAATCGCTATCGCCTGTATCTGGAGATAAACAAAGACACCTATCGCAATAATGAGTTTGCCAAACTCACCCTTATAAGAGTGTTGCTATATGCTTGCCAAACCAGCCCTAATAAGGCCAATCTTATCGAGGAAGCCAAGCATCACTTCAGGCTACTAATGGAGTCAAAAGATGCATCTATTCAGGATGAGATAGAGCTAATTAAGGCGCATATATCACTTGAGCTGGGCTTCTTTCGCTCGGCGATTAATATCCTAAAAAACCTACATAGCAAGGAATGTTTCAGCCATTTTTATGCCGCGTATCATTACGCATGGCTACTCAATGCCATGAGCGTTGAAAATGAGTTTAATCAAGCCATACAGTGGTGTAGTCAGACCTTAGGCTATGAGCAGAGTCAGATAGTGTTTTCGAGTAAAGTCACCATGCTGGACGGATTAAAAAATAGCAATGAGTCTAAGAAATCTTGGCTTAAAGAGAAGTATCTCACCATTAAAAAAGACCAAATAGACAACTCAACGTTGCTAGAAACTTATCTCGCGATCCACGAGAAAGCACCACTGCTGAAGATGGTGTGCTTAAATATCATCAAGTCACTCTCCTACGTCTGGCCCCAGGGAGCCGGTGTCGTGCAGGTAAAGTTGATAATAAGCCGCTGCGATAACGTCGTCAGACAGCTTTACGCAGAACAGGAATTAGTAAACATCAATTATCAAGATTACTACCTAGCGGCGATAGATAAATGCAAAGGCAGAGTTAAATAA
- a CDS encoding pirin family protein codes for MIKHYPYNRLGHANHGWLKSKHHFSFANYYNPTRMGFGKLRVVNDDWVEAGTGFASHPHRNMEIISFIRSGAITHQDSTGNIGITEAGEVQVMSAGKGIVHSEYNRTKDPLTLYQIWIETNKQNVEPRWESKKFPTQQTEELTLLASGYSEDTSKTDTEADGKKDSQALFINQEARIYGGKLAKGTVIEHNINHQAYILASNGMFDIEDASATGSQIDNITMNKGDGAEVTQSKSINLSATTDCEIIIIDTIE; via the coding sequence ATGATCAAACATTATCCCTATAACCGTTTAGGTCATGCTAACCACGGTTGGCTTAAATCTAAACATCACTTTAGCTTTGCCAATTATTATAATCCTACGCGCATGGGCTTTGGTAAATTACGTGTGGTCAATGATGATTGGGTTGAAGCAGGTACCGGCTTTGCATCGCACCCACACCGGAATATGGAAATTATCAGCTTTATTCGCTCAGGCGCAATTACCCATCAAGACAGTACAGGCAATATAGGCATCACCGAAGCGGGTGAAGTACAAGTGATGAGTGCAGGCAAAGGCATAGTGCACTCGGAATATAATCGCACCAAAGACCCATTAACCCTTTATCAAATTTGGATTGAGACCAATAAGCAAAACGTCGAACCTCGCTGGGAAAGTAAAAAATTCCCTACGCAGCAGACAGAGGAACTGACGCTATTGGCATCAGGCTATAGTGAAGATACGAGCAAAACCGATACTGAGGCTGATGGTAAGAAAGATAGCCAGGCGCTTTTTATCAACCAAGAAGCACGTATCTACGGGGGCAAGTTAGCCAAAGGTACAGTAATTGAACATAACATTAACCATCAAGCGTATATTTTAGCCTCTAATGGTATGTTCGACATTGAAGATGCCTCGGCCACCGGTAGTCAAATAGACAATATAACCATGAATAAAGGTGATGGTGCTGAAGTGACTCAGTCAAAGTCCATTAATTTAAGCGCTACAACTGATTGTGAAATCATCATTATTGATACAATCGAATAG
- a CDS encoding ATP-binding protein has product MDVSKIKKEIYEGILSGNVSKSIIDNLVRPDGSFLSKECELWDYKKTFEDTKDATLKTLKSIISFHNTYGGYLIFGVDEVEKDTSFVLSGVEKNLIDQQKLRGQFDRYFNQRLDLTYEEIVISSDKGDLIIGLLHIPKRSKKNHSIASIVDGVNSKGKVILEKDTVYIRKIDECKRVVSQADFEFLVSDRHFDAEHGVPKKIRKNIIEHNLPDKNFICPDFIGRFEILQELWSWLSDDFKYTNVLAADGGKGKTSIAYEFSQLIIQSGTDLFEQVIWLTAKKQQFKAVYNQYVGVPETHYKDLETLLKEVCLRTGYLQDEVSEFTLQQLQRAARDGLALIPSFVVVDDIDSNSPEEQKRIMEIARSISSTSSRVLMTTRANNIYSSDSSILVPGLRGKEYIELVNTLCDAIGLPNFNEKNIGKLNVASEGSPLFTESILRLCKLGLSLEGAIEDWSGKSGDTVREAALRKEVSELSPEAIKILLTICYVGDLSRSELHQYTDFENSEVNIALEQLGNLFLVSSMGFIEEEPRFESTSSISKLVLSIANEIVPNSEAYIKRIREIGEGLEANTRVHIPEVGAAVRQCNSLLAAERFSDSRNTVRALIKKPRFKENSDLYFILAKTDYEDPLVSDEVARKSFVEAFIKGQRKPAFFEMWYQTEVNSGSSRSILEVCESALRSIGKFDSQWAERCAVANYNQASNTKNYENKVRYLVSCYGQLSKLLKISKRGKWEEHKQLSVKVVDALWDESMNNSKYEIAGSAIINAVNGGDIRSVNFNRMIEVSHFFVDEKLVSETAFRELRDNLEWAPQILRSGAGNREPLAIKLEQTYRNMKGSMRNKKLKVTA; this is encoded by the coding sequence ATGGATGTTAGTAAAATAAAAAAAGAAATTTATGAGGGAATACTAAGTGGTAATGTCTCGAAATCTATTATCGATAACCTTGTTAGGCCAGACGGTTCATTTCTTTCAAAAGAATGTGAGCTTTGGGACTATAAAAAAACTTTCGAAGATACTAAGGATGCAACTCTAAAAACTCTAAAATCAATAATTAGCTTTCATAATACTTATGGGGGCTACTTAATTTTTGGTGTAGATGAGGTTGAGAAGGATACTTCTTTCGTTCTGAGTGGCGTGGAAAAGAATCTAATTGATCAGCAAAAATTGCGAGGACAGTTTGATAGATACTTCAATCAAAGACTTGATCTCACATATGAAGAAATCGTCATTTCTTCCGATAAAGGTGATTTGATTATTGGTTTGCTTCATATCCCTAAAAGAAGTAAAAAAAACCATTCAATAGCTTCGATAGTTGATGGTGTTAACTCCAAGGGAAAAGTGATTTTAGAGAAAGATACCGTCTATATTAGAAAGATAGATGAGTGTAAAAGAGTTGTCTCCCAAGCAGATTTCGAATTTCTTGTTTCTGATAGACATTTTGACGCTGAACACGGTGTGCCAAAGAAAATAAGAAAAAATATAATTGAACACAACCTCCCCGACAAAAACTTCATTTGCCCTGATTTCATCGGGAGATTTGAAATCCTCCAAGAGCTTTGGTCTTGGCTATCTGATGACTTTAAATATACGAATGTCTTAGCAGCTGATGGTGGTAAAGGAAAAACATCAATTGCTTATGAGTTTTCGCAACTGATCATTCAGTCTGGTACTGATCTTTTTGAACAAGTAATATGGCTTACCGCAAAAAAACAACAGTTCAAAGCTGTTTATAATCAATATGTTGGTGTTCCAGAGACACACTATAAAGATCTCGAAACTCTTCTTAAAGAGGTGTGTTTAAGAACTGGATATTTACAAGATGAAGTAAGTGAATTTACTTTGCAGCAATTGCAAAGGGCTGCAAGAGATGGATTAGCTTTGATTCCATCATTTGTTGTTGTGGATGATATTGACTCCAATTCACCTGAAGAGCAAAAGCGTATTATGGAGATCGCTCGCTCTATTTCAAGTACATCATCTAGAGTGTTAATGACCACACGAGCCAATAATATTTACTCTAGTGATTCTTCTATATTAGTCCCAGGCTTAAGAGGTAAAGAGTATATAGAGCTCGTTAACACTTTATGCGATGCTATCGGTCTGCCAAATTTTAATGAGAAAAACATTGGGAAATTGAATGTAGCCTCAGAAGGCTCACCATTGTTTACGGAATCAATACTTAGGTTATGTAAGTTAGGTCTCTCGCTCGAAGGAGCTATTGAAGATTGGTCAGGAAAGAGTGGAGATACCGTTCGCGAAGCTGCATTAAGAAAAGAAGTATCAGAGTTATCTCCAGAAGCAATAAAAATATTATTAACCATTTGCTACGTAGGTGATTTATCCCGTAGCGAACTACATCAATACACTGATTTTGAGAATTCAGAAGTTAACATTGCACTTGAACAGCTCGGAAATCTATTTCTCGTAAGTAGCATGGGATTTATTGAAGAGGAACCTCGGTTTGAAAGTACATCATCAATAAGTAAGTTAGTACTATCAATAGCAAACGAGATCGTTCCCAATTCTGAAGCATACATAAAGAGGATTCGAGAAATTGGTGAAGGTTTAGAAGCAAATACTCGGGTTCACATTCCAGAGGTAGGGGCTGCCGTGAGGCAATGCAATTCTCTTCTTGCAGCAGAAAGATTTAGTGATTCGAGAAATACCGTACGCGCACTTATAAAGAAGCCACGCTTTAAAGAAAATAGTGATCTTTACTTTATTCTTGCTAAAACAGATTATGAAGACCCTTTAGTTAGTGATGAGGTTGCAAGAAAGTCTTTCGTTGAAGCGTTTATTAAAGGGCAAAGGAAGCCTGCTTTTTTTGAAATGTGGTATCAGACAGAAGTTAACAGTGGAAGTAGCCGTTCGATATTGGAAGTTTGTGAAAGTGCGCTTCGTAGTATTGGTAAATTTGATTCTCAATGGGCTGAAAGGTGTGCTGTTGCGAATTACAACCAAGCAAGTAATACTAAAAATTATGAAAACAAGGTTAGATATCTTGTTTCTTGCTACGGACAGCTATCCAAGCTTCTGAAAATTTCAAAGAGAGGTAAGTGGGAAGAACATAAACAATTAAGTGTAAAAGTAGTTGATGCTTTATGGGATGAATCGATGAATAACTCCAAGTATGAAATAGCTGGCAGCGCAATAATAAACGCTGTTAATGGAGGAGATATTAGAAGTGTAAACTTTAACCGAATGATTGAGGTATCCCATTTTTTTGTAGATGAAAAATTGGTTTCTGAGACTGCTTTTCGTGAACTTAGAGATAATCTGGAGTGGGCACCTCAGATTTTACGAAGTGGTGCTGGAAACAGAGAGCCGCTAGCAATAAAGCTTGAGCAAACATATAGAAATATGAAAGGGTCAATGCGTAACAAGAAACTAAAGGTAACAGCCTAG
- a CDS encoding LysR substrate-binding domain-containing protein, producing MNTPPLSIEALLVLDAIEHRGSYAAAAEQLNKVPSALSYIVQKLEEQLGVTLFVRQGRRAVLTPAGKHLLVEGRKVLSVINTLSEQTQTIANGWEPKIRIACDSIIDINPIFTVIQQFLSEHQNIEVDVQEEVMNGTWEALIEDRVDLVIGAPAPVPNQKGIRAIKTGELNSVLVVSKSHELATEALRANEQTQTSELSKYRSVIVHDTAKHEIPWSANLLEGSQHFYVSSITQKIAAILAGIGIGHLPTSMAQPYIELGELVVIELENKPAPQDLFMAWKITNKGKGLNRLKAMLLEENNPNA from the coding sequence ATGAATACACCTCCGCTTAGTATTGAAGCATTATTGGTCTTAGATGCGATTGAACATCGGGGCAGTTATGCCGCAGCAGCGGAGCAATTAAATAAAGTCCCTTCAGCACTTTCTTACATAGTGCAAAAGCTAGAAGAACAATTAGGCGTAACATTATTTGTGCGACAAGGACGGCGAGCGGTGCTTACACCCGCGGGTAAGCATTTATTAGTGGAAGGCCGTAAGGTCTTATCTGTAATCAATACTTTGTCAGAGCAAACCCAAACCATCGCCAATGGCTGGGAGCCTAAAATTCGCATCGCTTGCGACTCAATTATTGATATCAATCCTATTTTCACTGTCATACAGCAATTTTTATCTGAACATCAAAACATTGAGGTGGATGTGCAAGAAGAGGTCATGAATGGCACTTGGGAAGCGTTAATTGAAGATAGAGTCGATTTAGTGATTGGTGCCCCAGCTCCGGTACCTAATCAAAAAGGGATCAGAGCAATAAAGACTGGGGAATTAAACAGTGTATTGGTTGTTAGCAAATCGCATGAGCTGGCAACCGAGGCGTTGCGCGCTAACGAGCAGACTCAAACAAGCGAACTAAGCAAATATCGAAGCGTGATTGTTCATGATACGGCGAAACATGAAATTCCATGGTCAGCTAATTTGCTCGAAGGCAGCCAACATTTTTATGTGAGCTCTATTACACAAAAGATTGCCGCCATTCTTGCTGGAATAGGAATTGGTCATTTACCAACATCTATGGCCCAGCCATATATTGAGTTAGGCGAGTTGGTTGTGATTGAATTAGAAAATAAACCCGCACCTCAAGATTTATTTATGGCGTGGAAAATCACAAATAAAGGGAAAGGGTTGAACCGGTTAAAGGCGATGTTACTAGAGGAAAATAACCCTAATGCTTAA
- a CDS encoding DoxX family protein encodes MNIKNIANIVTKTEQSVSALPLRLIAGMLFMAHGAQKLFAWFGGYGLEGTGQWMESIGLAPGYLMALMAGSVEFFGGILLIVGLLTRPTSFVLAITMIVAIFSVHIDNGLFMATNGYEFALTLVAISVSLMFSGAGKLSLDSAIAQRLA; translated from the coding sequence ATGAACATTAAAAACATTGCTAACATCGTCACTAAAACAGAACAGTCAGTATCAGCACTACCACTTAGATTAATTGCTGGAATGCTTTTCATGGCTCATGGCGCACAAAAACTTTTTGCTTGGTTTGGTGGCTATGGCTTAGAAGGAACGGGACAATGGATGGAATCTATTGGACTGGCACCAGGTTACTTAATGGCATTAATGGCTGGCAGCGTTGAGTTTTTCGGCGGTATATTATTAATTGTCGGATTGCTGACCAGACCAACCAGCTTTGTTTTAGCCATCACAATGATAGTCGCCATTTTTAGTGTCCATATTGATAACGGCCTATTCATGGCAACCAATGGCTATGAATTCGCGCTTACATTGGTCGCTATATCAGTTTCATTAATGTTTAGTGGCGCAGGTAAGCTATCTCTAGATAGTGCAATCGCGCAGCGTTTAGCTTAA